In a genomic window of Candidatus Thiothrix sulfatifontis:
- a CDS encoding tyrosine-type recombinase/integrase, with translation MNNFQAIGLTSSVLSENVQRFVVEATSASTRRAYRADVKIFVTWCEERGLVAIPATAITIADFLAGQAQTGISPSTLNRRIGAIRYAHEAAGYETPTTNKLVSVTLKGIRRANRVRTRKKAAATVDKLYQMIAHCNTQTLQGKRDKLILILGFAGAFRRSELVALTVADIEEVPDGLKILIQKSKTDQEGEGHTIAILNGRLNVVGVLKDYLKAANLTEGAIFRPITKYGKIRKQTLTDRSVADIVKRYAKAAGLNAEEFSGHSLRSGFITTAAEAGANLFKIMDISRHKSIQTVQGYVRNAELFKNHAGNSFL, from the coding sequence ATGAACAATTTTCAGGCAATAGGTTTAACGTCGAGTGTACTTAGTGAAAACGTTCAACGTTTTGTGGTTGAAGCAACAAGCGCATCGACACGACGCGCTTATCGTGCTGATGTCAAGATATTCGTAACTTGGTGTGAAGAAAGGGGATTAGTAGCGATTCCTGCTACTGCAATAACGATAGCTGACTTTTTAGCAGGTCAAGCGCAAACAGGCATTTCACCATCGACGTTAAACCGTCGTATTGGAGCGATTCGTTATGCTCATGAAGCAGCAGGGTACGAAACGCCAACTACGAATAAATTGGTTAGTGTTACTTTAAAAGGTATTCGTCGCGCTAACAGAGTGCGAACACGCAAGAAAGCAGCAGCTACCGTGGATAAACTTTACCAAATGATAGCGCACTGTAATACCCAAACCTTACAGGGTAAGCGTGACAAGTTAATTTTGATCTTAGGGTTTGCAGGTGCATTTCGTCGTTCTGAATTGGTAGCGCTAACGGTTGCTGATATTGAAGAAGTACCGGATGGTTTGAAAATTTTGATACAAAAATCAAAAACAGACCAAGAGGGTGAAGGACATACCATTGCCATTTTAAATGGGCGGTTAAATGTTGTTGGTGTCCTCAAAGATTATTTAAAAGCAGCAAATCTTACTGAAGGCGCTATTTTTAGACCGATTACCAAATACGGTAAAATTCGCAAACAAACATTAACTGATCGTTCTGTAGCTGATATTGTGAAACGTTATGCAAAAGCAGCAGGCTTGAACGCAGAGGAGTTTAGTGGTCATAGCTTACGGTCAGGCTTCATCACCACCGCTGCTGAAGCTGGTGCTAATTTGTTTAAGATAATGGATATATCTCGGCACAAATCTATACAGACTGTACAAGGCTACGTAAGAAACGCTGAACTTTTTAAAAATCACGCTGGTAATAGCTTTTTATAA
- the rlmKL gene encoding bifunctional 23S rRNA (guanine(2069)-N(7))-methyltransferase RlmK/23S rRNA (guanine(2445)-N(2))-methyltransferase RlmL, whose protein sequence is MQADASAPLQWFFACPQFIEPLLADELTRYGAESVKIGHAGVQATGDLRFGYRAMLWSRLASRATLQLAHGFGKDQTELQALIDSIDWQQHLRPEGTLKVRFFGLNDDIRNTQFGAQWVKDQIGDQFRSQHGVRPSVSNTPDLVVVVNLHKGNASIGIELNQHSLHQRGYRDLDTHAPMRENLAAAVLMRAGWLEMLVSDATTVVLIDPLCGAGTFLIEGALMALDIAPGLLREQTVAERWLGHDAVLWDGLYAEAKQRRSAGFANAERFEFWGNDNNPAAVMAARADWRSIDLPAARWTQCDLKAMPEPTLATTGLVISSPPFTTDSNVVALRPIYDALGQWMASLPDTYRGALFAENEAPVALTNLFYSKEYRFLNSETEFKLYTFDKLLQKERPTAWIAEDLANRLGKNLRKLKGFIKQGHTDAYRVYDMDIPEYAIAVDRYADWLHVQEYAPPKTIDEKAAEQRLQQALLTLPEALGVDPKKIVLKQRRQQKGKSQYQKQGRAEQSLVVTEHGARFKVNLTDYLDTGLFLDHRPMRYWLQQHSKGKRVLNLFCYTGTASVHAAIGGANRVDSVDMSATYLEWAKDNFELNGLQHDPYRRYRFIQANVLDWLYDCDEYYDLIFLDPPTFSNSKRMQDTFDVQRDHIALINDAMRVLSPDGTLIFSNNFRKFKLDAEVEDQYAVQDYRKQSLPLDFERDPKIHSCWLIRHK, encoded by the coding sequence ATGCAAGCAGACGCTTCAGCCCCTTTGCAATGGTTTTTTGCCTGTCCTCAATTTATCGAGCCACTGTTGGCAGATGAACTTACCCGTTATGGGGCAGAATCAGTCAAAATCGGTCACGCCGGTGTGCAAGCTACTGGGGATTTGCGTTTCGGCTACCGCGCAATGTTGTGGAGTCGACTGGCTTCGCGCGCTACCTTGCAACTGGCTCACGGTTTCGGCAAAGACCAAACAGAGTTACAAGCGCTGATCGATAGCATTGATTGGCAACAACACCTGCGCCCAGAGGGAACGCTAAAAGTGCGATTTTTTGGTTTAAATGACGATATTCGCAATACGCAATTTGGGGCGCAATGGGTTAAAGATCAAATTGGCGATCAATTTCGCAGTCAACACGGGGTGCGCCCTAGCGTCAGTAATACGCCTGATCTGGTTGTTGTGGTGAACTTACATAAAGGCAATGCCAGCATTGGTATCGAACTTAACCAACACAGTTTGCATCAACGTGGCTACCGCGATTTAGATACACACGCGCCCATGCGTGAAAATCTTGCTGCGGCAGTGTTGATGCGAGCTGGGTGGTTAGAAATGTTGGTCAGTGATGCTACGACAGTAGTATTGATTGATCCGCTGTGTGGTGCTGGCACGTTTCTGATCGAAGGCGCGTTGATGGCGCTGGATATTGCTCCCGGTTTATTGCGTGAACAAACGGTTGCAGAACGTTGGTTAGGTCATGATGCTGTGTTGTGGGATGGACTGTATGCCGAAGCTAAACAACGCCGTAGTGCTGGTTTTGCGAATGCTGAACGTTTTGAATTTTGGGGGAATGACAATAATCCGGCGGCTGTGATGGCTGCGCGAGCGGATTGGCGTTCTATCGACTTACCTGCGGCGCGTTGGACGCAATGTGACTTGAAGGCAATGCCAGAACCTACATTAGCGACAACAGGTTTAGTGATTAGCAGTCCACCGTTTACTACCGATAGCAACGTGGTTGCACTCCGCCCAATTTATGATGCGTTGGGGCAATGGATGGCTAGTTTGCCGGATACTTATCGCGGGGCATTGTTCGCGGAAAACGAGGCACCTGTTGCGCTAACCAATCTGTTTTACAGCAAAGAATACCGTTTCCTGAACAGTGAAACCGAATTCAAGCTCTATACTTTTGACAAGTTATTGCAGAAAGAACGCCCAACTGCTTGGATTGCTGAGGATTTGGCGAATCGGCTTGGCAAAAATTTACGTAAGCTAAAAGGTTTCATCAAGCAAGGGCATACCGATGCATACCGCGTCTATGATATGGATATTCCCGAATACGCCATTGCCGTTGACCGTTATGCAGACTGGTTGCATGTGCAGGAATATGCACCACCGAAAACCATTGATGAAAAAGCGGCAGAACAACGTTTGCAACAAGCGTTGCTAACCTTGCCTGAGGCGTTGGGTGTTGACCCCAAAAAGATTGTGCTGAAACAACGGCGGCAGCAAAAAGGTAAAAGTCAGTATCAAAAACAGGGTAGGGCAGAACAATCCCTCGTTGTCACTGAGCATGGCGCACGTTTTAAAGTAAATTTAACGGATTATTTGGATACTGGGCTATTCCTAGACCATCGCCCAATGCGCTATTGGTTGCAGCAGCATTCTAAGGGGAAGCGAGTGTTGAATCTGTTTTGCTATACCGGCACCGCAAGCGTTCATGCGGCAATAGGCGGGGCAAATCGTGTCGATAGCGTGGATATGTCAGCAACTTATTTGGAGTGGGCAAAAGATAATTTTGAACTGAATGGTTTGCAACATGATCCGTATCGCCGTTACCGCTTTATTCAAGCAAATGTGTTGGATTGGTTGTATGACTGTGATGAATATTACGATTTGATTTTTCTTGATCCACCCACGTTCAGCAATTCCAAACGGATGCAGGATACCTTTGATGTACAACGTGACCATATCGCGCTGATCAACGATGCCATGCGGGTACTGTCACCGGATGGCACACTGATTTTTTCCAACAATTTCCGTAAATTCAAGTTGGATGCTGAAGTGGAAGACCAATATGCGGTACAAGATTACCGCAAGCAGTCATTGCCACTGGATTTTGAACGTGATCCTAAAATTCATAGTTGTTGGTTAATTCGCCATAAGTAA
- a CDS encoding NAD(P)-binding domain-containing protein, with amino-acid sequence MTMITQPKIGWIGPGIMGLPMCRNLMKAGFTLAVYARRPEAAQELVNQGVEYYATPAALAANVDIVISIVSDTPDVEAVLLGDNGVIAGGKLGLLVVDMSTISPVATREIAAKLLEKGIRMLDAPVSGGDVGAIAGTLTIMVGGNADDLEYARPALAAMGKTITHIGDHGAGQLAKACNQLIAAQTVIAVTEAFEMAKAAGVDPAKVRAALLGGFAYSKVLELHGQRILDENFQPGFKAHLHNKDMHIVTDTAATFGLHLPGTQRAADYMQALVDAGFGELDSSALAKIVQQNALT; translated from the coding sequence ATGACCATGATAACTCAACCTAAAATCGGCTGGATTGGCCCCGGCATTATGGGGCTACCGATGTGTAGAAACCTGATGAAAGCCGGTTTCACCCTCGCCGTTTATGCGCGTCGCCCTGAAGCGGCACAAGAACTCGTGAATCAAGGCGTGGAATATTACGCCACCCCCGCTGCACTCGCTGCAAATGTCGACATCGTAATTTCCATCGTATCCGATACACCGGACGTCGAAGCAGTATTATTAGGCGATAATGGCGTTATTGCAGGTGGTAAACTTGGTTTGCTAGTGGTTGATATGAGTACCATTTCCCCAGTCGCAACCCGTGAAATTGCCGCAAAACTGTTAGAGAAAGGCATCCGAATGTTGGATGCACCTGTATCTGGCGGTGATGTTGGCGCAATCGCTGGCACATTAACCATTATGGTGGGCGGCAATGCGGATGATTTGGAATATGCTCGCCCCGCTCTTGCTGCAATGGGCAAAACCATCACCCACATCGGCGATCACGGCGCTGGGCAATTAGCCAAAGCCTGTAATCAGTTGATTGCTGCACAAACAGTCATTGCAGTCACGGAAGCATTTGAAATGGCAAAAGCGGCGGGCGTTGATCCCGCTAAAGTACGCGCGGCGCTGCTGGGTGGTTTTGCCTATTCAAAGGTGTTGGAACTGCACGGTCAACGCATTTTGGATGAAAATTTCCAGCCCGGTTTCAAAGCGCACTTGCACAACAAAGATATGCATATCGTGACCGACACGGCGGCTACGTTTGGCTTACACTTACCGGGAACACAACGCGCTGCCGATTATATGCAGGCGTTGGTGGATGCAGGTTTTGGGGAACTTGATTCGTCAGCATTGGCGAAAATCGTGCAGCAAAACGCCCTTACTTAA
- the leuS gene encoding leucine--tRNA ligase: MQEQYQPQSLEPEIQQFWEQQRTFEVTEDPNKEKYYCLSMFPYPSGVLHMGHVRNYTIGDVIARFQRMQGKNVLQPMGWDAFGLPAENAAIKNNTAPAAWTYKNINYMRTQLKSMGLGIDWSREIATCTPEYYRWEQWFFTQLYEKGLVYRKKSTVNWDPVDQTVLANEQVIDGRGWRSGALIEQREIDQWFLKITAYADELLEEIGKMPGWPQQVRTMQENWIGRSEGVELEFGLASSDAKLSVFTTRPDTLMGVTYVAVAAQHPLALKAATTNSALATFIEECKLVKVAEADMATMEKKGMATGIMALHPVTGASVPVMVANFVLMSYGSGAVMAVPAHDQRDWEFAKVYDLPIKQVIAPTDERDIDLNSAAFTEKGVLVDSGEFSGLTSAAAFEAIADYLVKKGKGRRRINFRLRDWGVSRQRYWGCPIPIIYCDDCGAVPVPEKDLPVILPEDVTFDETGGSPIKRMPEFYQTTCPCCGKPATRETDTFDTFFESSWYYARYTCSDNHDAMLDSRANYWLPVDQYIGGIEHAILHLLYSRFFHKLMRDNKLVDSDEPFTNLLTQGMVLAETFYREKENGGQDWFQPTAVNVERDDKARVVGATLLADGLPVQSGGVTKMSKSKNNGVDPQEMIEKYGADTLRLFSMFAAPPDQSMEWSDAGVEGAQRFLRRLWKQVFDHVASGSVTPLDTTALDDVQQALRRKVHQMIQKVGDDMARRHTFNTAVAANMELLNEISRFGDDSATGRAVRHEALETVVLMLAPITPHISHALWQALGHDDAVVNTRWPAVDESALVQNTLELIVQVNGKVRGKIQVSANTAEDAIKATALANENVQKFLEGLSVQKVIVVKGRLVNIVAN; this comes from the coding sequence ATGCAGGAACAGTATCAACCGCAATCCTTGGAACCGGAAATTCAGCAATTCTGGGAACAACAACGTACCTTTGAAGTCACCGAAGACCCCAACAAGGAAAAGTATTACTGCCTCTCCATGTTTCCTTACCCCAGCGGCGTGCTGCACATGGGGCATGTTCGCAATTACACCATCGGAGATGTGATTGCACGTTTCCAGCGGATGCAGGGTAAAAACGTCTTGCAACCCATGGGTTGGGATGCGTTCGGCTTGCCTGCTGAAAATGCGGCAATCAAAAATAACACCGCGCCTGCCGCGTGGACGTACAAAAACATCAATTACATGCGCACTCAGCTCAAATCCATGGGCTTGGGCATTGATTGGTCACGCGAAATTGCTACGTGTACGCCTGAATATTACCGCTGGGAACAATGGTTTTTCACTCAATTGTATGAAAAAGGCTTGGTATATCGTAAAAAATCCACGGTAAATTGGGATCCGGTTGACCAAACCGTATTAGCCAATGAGCAAGTCATTGACGGGCGTGGCTGGCGCTCTGGTGCCCTGATTGAACAACGTGAAATTGACCAGTGGTTTCTGAAGATTACTGCTTATGCCGATGAATTATTAGAAGAAATCGGCAAGATGCCGGGCTGGCCGCAACAAGTACGCACCATGCAGGAGAACTGGATTGGACGTTCGGAAGGGGTAGAACTTGAATTCGGTTTAGCGAGTTCAGATGCTAAGTTAAGCGTGTTTACGACACGCCCAGATACGTTAATGGGTGTGACTTATGTGGCGGTCGCCGCACAACATCCTTTAGCCCTGAAAGCGGCAACCACTAACTCAGCATTAGCCACTTTCATCGAAGAATGCAAATTGGTCAAAGTTGCCGAAGCTGATATGGCGACAATGGAAAAAAAGGGCATGGCGACGGGAATCATGGCGCTGCATCCGGTGACGGGCGCAAGCGTGCCGGTCATGGTTGCCAATTTCGTGTTGATGTCTTATGGCTCGGGGGCAGTGATGGCGGTTCCGGCGCACGATCAGCGTGACTGGGAATTTGCCAAGGTTTACGATTTGCCTATCAAGCAAGTCATCGCGCCCACCGATGAACGTGACATTGATTTGAATAGCGCCGCATTTACCGAAAAAGGCGTGTTGGTTGATTCAGGTGAGTTTAGCGGGCTGACTTCTGCGGCGGCCTTTGAAGCCATTGCTGACTATTTGGTGAAGAAGGGGAAGGGGCGGCGACGGATTAATTTCCGTTTGCGTGACTGGGGCGTTTCACGGCAACGTTATTGGGGGTGCCCAATTCCCATTATTTATTGCGATGATTGCGGCGCTGTACCTGTTCCCGAAAAAGATTTGCCGGTAATTTTGCCGGAAGACGTGACCTTTGATGAAACCGGCGGCTCACCGATTAAACGGATGCCGGAATTTTACCAAACGACTTGTCCGTGCTGTGGCAAGCCCGCGACGCGCGAAACCGATACGTTTGATACGTTTTTTGAGTCTTCGTGGTATTACGCCCGTTACACTTGTTCAGATAATCATGACGCGATGCTGGATTCACGGGCTAATTATTGGTTGCCGGTTGACCAGTATATCGGTGGAATCGAGCACGCGATTTTGCATTTGTTGTATTCGCGCTTCTTCCATAAATTGATGCGCGACAATAAGTTAGTGGATTCGGATGAGCCATTTACTAATTTGCTGACCCAAGGCATGGTGTTGGCAGAAACGTTCTACCGCGAGAAAGAGAACGGTGGTCAGGATTGGTTTCAACCCACTGCCGTGAATGTCGAACGTGATGATAAAGCGCGTGTCGTGGGTGCAACGCTACTTGCGGATGGTTTACCCGTGCAATCCGGTGGCGTTACCAAAATGTCTAAATCCAAGAATAACGGCGTTGATCCACAGGAAATGATTGAGAAATACGGCGCGGATACGTTACGTTTGTTCTCCATGTTTGCTGCACCGCCAGATCAAAGCATGGAATGGTCAGATGCTGGCGTAGAAGGTGCGCAGCGCTTCCTCAGACGTTTGTGGAAACAGGTTTTTGATCACGTGGCTTCCGGCTCCGTCACCCCGCTGGATACCACTGCTTTGGATGATGTGCAACAAGCATTGCGCCGCAAAGTTCATCAGATGATACAGAAAGTGGGGGATGATATGGCACGTCGCCATACGTTCAACACCGCCGTTGCCGCGAACATGGAATTGCTGAACGAGATTTCGCGCTTTGGCGATGATAGCGCTACAGGTCGGGCAGTGCGTCACGAAGCCTTAGAAACCGTGGTGCTGATGCTGGCGCCGATTACCCCGCACATTTCTCATGCACTCTGGCAAGCATTGGGACATGATGACGCCGTAGTGAATACGCGCTGGCCTGCCGTGGATGAGAGTGCTTTGGTGCAAAACACGCTGGAGCTGATCGTGCAAGTGAATGGCAAAGTACGCGGTAAGATTCAGGTAAGCGCTAACACGGCTGAGGACGCCATTAAAGCCACGGCTTTAGCCAATGAGAATGTCCAGAAATTCCTCGAAGGTTTAAGCGTGCAAAAAGTGATTGTTGTGAAAGGTCGTTTGGTAAACATTGTGGCAAACTAA
- a CDS encoding zinc ribbon domain-containing protein, giving the protein MPIYAYQCSHCGHEMEALQKMSDAPLTDCPACHASTLAKTVTAAAFRLGGSGWYETDFKSNNKKNLATNDAPSAACGTGACPACK; this is encoded by the coding sequence ATGCCTATTTATGCTTATCAATGCAGTCACTGCGGTCATGAAATGGAAGCTTTGCAAAAAATGTCAGATGCGCCCCTGACTGATTGCCCTGCTTGCCACGCATCGACTTTAGCAAAAACAGTAACAGCTGCCGCATTCCGCCTAGGTGGTAGCGGTTGGTATGAAACTGACTTTAAAAGCAACAATAAGAAAAATTTGGCAACTAATGACGCCCCGTCTGCGGCGTGCGGAACGGGTGCTTGCCCAGCTTGCAAATAA
- the lptE gene encoding LPS assembly lipoprotein LptE translates to MKTLILALGLLLLLSACGGEPFHLRGSKPLPELMRQGIYLQGLDPQSDFALALRDGLEDAGADIKQNPQDAATTLTISNVRENRSVSGYSSTRQVREFNHSVTVDFIVKTPAMTESVERSVSATRAQVYDGKYVLGTAEEETVIKEELRREAVRLILLRLQALK, encoded by the coding sequence ATGAAAACGCTAATCTTAGCTCTCGGTTTACTATTATTGCTGTCAGCATGTGGGGGAGAACCGTTCCACCTGCGCGGCAGCAAGCCTTTGCCCGAACTCATGCGTCAGGGGATTTATTTGCAAGGGCTTGACCCGCAAAGTGATTTTGCCTTGGCATTGCGCGATGGTTTGGAGGATGCAGGCGCGGATATTAAACAAAACCCGCAAGATGCGGCTACCACATTAACGATCAGTAATGTGCGGGAAAACCGTTCGGTTTCGGGATATTCATCCACGCGGCAGGTGCGCGAGTTCAATCATTCCGTCACTGTCGATTTCATTGTTAAGACACCTGCTATGACTGAAAGTGTGGAACGTTCGGTAAGTGCCACTCGTGCCCAAGTGTATGATGGTAAATACGTATTAGGCACAGCAGAAGAGGAAACCGTTATCAAGGAAGAATTACGCCGTGAAGCGGTGCGCCTCATTCTGCTGCGACTTCAGGCACTTAAGTAA
- a CDS encoding porin family protein, whose protein sequence is MKISYLICLFSLSIAPSISLAQDIFTANETVPGQFYAGFSLLKSEAECDYQGVACDSAGYKMATGYKFNDSLAVEGGYYDLFTSDGTNTTTGENSTVNGSGLALSTIGTYAIDNKKSVSGRAGFMAWDAEARVTGLPVAGMSGTNILLGVGAGYKLNDQWQLRGEYEHVGGDLEANVYSLGTTLSTL, encoded by the coding sequence ATGAAAATTTCCTACTTGATCTGTTTGTTTAGTTTGAGTATTGCCCCGTCAATAAGCTTAGCCCAAGACATTTTTACCGCGAATGAGACTGTGCCTGGTCAGTTTTACGCAGGTTTCAGCTTGCTTAAATCTGAGGCTGAATGTGATTATCAAGGTGTAGCTTGTGACAGTGCTGGCTATAAAATGGCAACCGGGTACAAATTCAATGATAGTCTCGCAGTGGAAGGAGGGTATTATGATTTATTCACCAGCGACGGTACCAATACAACCACGGGTGAAAATTCAACGGTTAATGGCTCCGGCTTAGCGCTTTCGACTATCGGCACATATGCGATTGATAATAAAAAATCGGTTTCGGGTAGAGCTGGATTTATGGCGTGGGATGCAGAAGCCAGAGTTACTGGATTGCCAGTAGCAGGCATGAGCGGCACCAATATTTTATTGGGTGTTGGTGCCGGGTATAAGCTAAACGATCAGTGGCAGCTCCGGGGCGAATACGAACACGTTGGCGGTGATTTAGAAGCAAACGTTTACTCACTGGGTACGACACTCTCCACCTTGTAA
- a CDS encoding outer membrane beta-barrel protein: MNKSILVAAAIAAFSSSSVFAGGSLFGNSSPSDEDGTGAIYGGASIGQSSDSTCNSVADQAGLLLDNIDCPTPSAWKVFGGYEIAPNLAIEGAYIDFGESSAESVIPVIPRINTVANPAGLTTQATGFNASGVANAPVTDELSVFGKAGLTMWDRETTATVQNVGASATTIVQTTATDGIDLSLGAGAEYKISDNWGVRGELEHFNGLNNNLYSVGATFSTF, encoded by the coding sequence ATGAACAAATCTATTTTGGTAGCAGCTGCTATTGCTGCATTTTCCAGTTCTTCGGTATTTGCTGGCGGTTCTCTCTTTGGTAACAGCAGCCCTTCAGATGAAGATGGCACTGGAGCTATTTACGGTGGTGCAAGCATTGGGCAGTCCAGCGACAGTACCTGTAATTCTGTGGCTGACCAAGCCGGGCTGTTATTGGATAATATTGACTGCCCTACTCCTAGCGCTTGGAAAGTTTTCGGCGGCTATGAAATCGCGCCAAACTTGGCTATTGAAGGCGCCTATATTGATTTTGGCGAATCTTCCGCAGAAAGCGTTATTCCCGTCATTCCCCGCATCAATACCGTAGCTAATCCTGCCGGTCTCACCACGCAAGCAACGGGATTTAATGCCTCAGGCGTTGCTAACGCGCCTGTCACCGATGAACTTAGCGTGTTTGGCAAAGCTGGCTTAACCATGTGGGACAGAGAAACAACCGCTACTGTTCAAAACGTGGGTGCAAGTGCAACTACAATCGTACAAACCACCGCAACTGATGGTATTGATTTGTCTTTGGGTGCTGGTGCCGAATACAAAATCAGTGACAACTGGGGAGTACGGGGCGAGCTTGAGCATTTCAATGGTTTGAATAACAACCTTTACTCAGTAGGCGCGACTTTTTCCACTTTCTAA
- the aspS gene encoding aspartate--tRNA ligase: MRSHYCGQVDEALLDQQVTLCGWVNRRRDHGGVIFIDLRDREGLVQVVFDPDRADVFQTAERARNEYVLQVIGKVRQRPAGTENANLRSGQIEILGLELNVLNAAETPPFQLDEDNVNEETRLTYRYIDLRRPEMQKRMQTRAKVTGFLRRFLEDNGFLDIETPMLTKATPEGARDYLVPSRTHPGSFFALPQSPQLFKQLLMMSGMDRYYQFARCFRDEDLRADRQPEFTQLDIETSFMDDNAIMGLMEEMMRATFKETLGVELPNPLPRMPYSEAMHRFGSDKPDMRIPLEFIEVSDLMESVEFKVFSAPAKDPNSRVVAMRLPKGGDLSRKEIDDYTTFVGRYGAKGLAYIKVNDAAAGRDGLQSPILKFLPDETVTGIMERTSAQTGDLIFFGADKSRVVNDALGALRVKLGHDRGLIEGAWAALWVVDFPMFEWDDKDNRWVALHHPFTAPKGSPEELLANPGEALSIAYDMVLNGTEVGGGSVRIHNMEMQKSVFKLLGISDEEAQEKFGFLLNALKYGCPPHGGLAFGLDRLIMLMTGSQSIRDVMAFPKTQTAACPLTDAPAEVSAKQLRELNIRVQLPQK; encoded by the coding sequence ATGCGTAGCCATTATTGTGGGCAGGTGGATGAAGCCCTGCTAGATCAGCAAGTAACTTTGTGTGGATGGGTCAACCGTCGCCGTGATCACGGTGGTGTTATTTTTATCGACTTACGTGACCGTGAAGGCTTAGTGCAGGTTGTATTTGACCCTGACAGAGCCGATGTTTTCCAAACTGCTGAAAGAGCGCGTAATGAATATGTGTTGCAAGTCATTGGCAAAGTCCGTCAGCGTCCTGCGGGTACGGAAAATGCCAATTTGCGTAGTGGGCAAATTGAGATCCTTGGTCTGGAGCTGAATGTTCTGAATGCGGCTGAAACCCCGCCATTCCAGCTAGATGAAGACAATGTTAATGAAGAAACCCGCTTAACTTACCGTTATATCGACCTGCGCCGCCCTGAAATGCAAAAGCGGATGCAAACCCGCGCCAAAGTCACCGGCTTCTTACGGCGCTTCCTCGAAGATAATGGCTTCCTTGATATCGAGACTCCGATGTTGACCAAAGCAACGCCTGAAGGAGCGCGTGATTACCTTGTGCCTAGCCGTACCCATCCGGGTTCATTCTTCGCCCTGCCTCAATCACCGCAATTATTCAAACAGTTGCTGATGATGTCAGGGATGGATCGTTACTACCAGTTTGCGCGTTGTTTCCGTGATGAAGACTTACGCGCTGACCGTCAGCCTGAATTCACTCAGTTGGATATTGAAACCTCCTTCATGGATGACAATGCCATCATGGGCTTGATGGAAGAGATGATGCGGGCAACCTTCAAGGAAACCTTGGGTGTAGAGCTACCTAATCCGCTGCCACGTATGCCCTACTCCGAAGCCATGCACCGCTTTGGTTCTGATAAACCGGATATGCGTATTCCACTGGAATTCATCGAAGTCAGTGATTTGATGGAAAGCGTGGAATTCAAAGTTTTCTCCGCCCCTGCAAAAGATCCTAACAGCCGTGTCGTTGCCATGCGTTTACCTAAAGGCGGCGATTTATCGCGTAAAGAAATTGACGATTACACCACGTTTGTCGGGCGTTACGGCGCAAAAGGCTTGGCCTATATCAAAGTGAATGACGCCGCTGCTGGGCGTGACGGTTTGCAATCCCCTATTCTCAAATTTCTACCCGATGAAACCGTTACTGGCATTATGGAACGTACCAGCGCACAAACTGGCGATTTGATTTTCTTTGGCGCAGACAAGTCCCGCGTGGTGAATGACGCTTTAGGCGCGTTGCGGGTAAAGCTGGGGCATGATCGCGGTTTAATTGAAGGCGCTTGGGCGGCATTGTGGGTTGTCGATTTCCCCATGTTTGAATGGGATGACAAAGACAACCGCTGGGTCGCCTTGCACCACCCGTTCACTGCCCCAAAAGGCTCACCCGAAGAATTGCTGGCAAATCCAGGGGAAGCATTGTCTATCGCTTACGACATGGTATTGAACGGTACTGAGGTTGGTGGCGGTTCTGTGCGTATCCATAATATGGAAATGCAGAAGTCAGTGTTCAAACTGCTGGGGATTTCTGATGAAGAAGCCCAAGAAAAATTTGGTTTCCTACTGAACGCATTGAAGTACGGTTGCCCTCCACACGGAGGCTTAGCATTTGGTTTGGATCGCTTAATCATGTTGATGACAGGTAGTCAGTCGATTCGTGATGTGATGGCTTTCCCTAAAACACAAACCGCAGCTTGCCCATTGACAGATGCACCGGCTGAAGTCAGTGCTAAGCAATTACGTGAACTGAATATTCGAGTGCAATTGCCACAAAAATAA